From Amycolatopsis sp. YIM 10, the proteins below share one genomic window:
- a CDS encoding helix-turn-helix transcriptional regulator: MTSSVQQAQQALGLRLRDLRKDANLTGLQLADLAGWRHSSKVTKIELGKQKPTDDDIRAWCRHTGAEAHVADLIATARHIDAMYTEWRRNLGTGTRRRQNASRTLEAKTKLMRWYEPVLIPGLLHTAEYATAVMRRVIDFYGIPDDLDAGVEARMQRQKILYRGDHRFHFLIAQQALATTVGNDEVMIGQLDRLLAVMSLPRVHLGIIPADAEYRVPTHNFIMYDRRIVHIENISAEVTINQPREIALHDRVFTELASQAVIGTTARNLINTALDQRRHKQQTAGGT, translated from the coding sequence GTGACCAGTTCCGTGCAGCAAGCCCAGCAAGCGCTGGGCCTTCGACTGCGTGATCTCCGCAAAGACGCCAACCTCACTGGCCTGCAGCTGGCCGACCTCGCCGGGTGGCGGCACAGCTCCAAAGTCACGAAAATCGAGCTGGGCAAACAGAAACCCACCGATGACGACATCCGAGCATGGTGCCGCCACACCGGTGCAGAGGCCCATGTCGCCGACCTCATCGCCACCGCGCGGCACATCGACGCGATGTATACCGAATGGCGCCGCAACCTCGGCACCGGCACCAGACGCCGACAGAACGCCTCCCGCACGCTGGAGGCGAAAACCAAGCTCATGCGCTGGTACGAACCCGTGCTCATCCCCGGCCTGCTGCACACCGCCGAATACGCCACAGCGGTCATGCGCCGCGTCATCGACTTCTACGGCATCCCCGACGACCTCGACGCCGGCGTCGAAGCCCGCATGCAACGCCAGAAAATCCTCTACCGCGGCGACCACCGCTTTCACTTCCTCATCGCCCAGCAAGCACTCGCGACCACCGTCGGCAACGACGAGGTGATGATCGGACAACTCGACCGGCTCCTCGCCGTCATGTCCCTACCCCGCGTACACCTCGGCATCATCCCAGCCGACGCCGAATACCGCGTGCCCACACACAACTTCATCATGTACGACCGCCGCATCGTCCACATCGAAAACATCTCCGCCGAGGTAACGATCAACCAACCCCGCGAAATCGCCCTCCACGACCGGGTTTTCACCGAACTCGCCTCCCAGGCCGTCATCGGCACCACCGCCCGCAACCTCATCAACACCGCACTTGATCAACGACGACACAAACAGCAGACCGCGGGCGGAACCTGA
- a CDS encoding HAD domain-containing protein produces the protein MTSPARSGRPLIAIDVDGVLAPELDGRSVPAGYQRHTYRGPNSLGEPMETSVYLNPAHGRWFQALAARGADLVWATTWRRQAAEFIAPRIELPVNMPVIEVGPYTGTRFGHSLKHPAVAEFAADRPLAWLDDHFGGKDHGWAEERTASGLPTLLLPIPSAQGLSWAHVEILYLWLSAQHPGNPINAAGPWEQVRLPSGDGVEMNLALSSEPADEVLHGLLTQRLGARASAFELIVQYLLAADDAAAHLEHRLDTATAATYRRAAVARMPDRLAAMLEAKPPRSSRRGIGAALLRGEHGAATIEDLAARDHVIGLASAAQRELASGITSTTTPAVSEDGRSAL, from the coding sequence ATGACCAGCCCGGCCCGCTCCGGCCGCCCGCTGATCGCGATCGATGTCGATGGCGTCCTCGCACCAGAGTTGGATGGACGCTCGGTCCCTGCCGGCTATCAGCGCCACACCTACCGCGGCCCGAACTCCCTCGGAGAACCGATGGAGACATCGGTCTACCTCAATCCCGCGCACGGACGATGGTTTCAGGCTCTGGCCGCACGCGGTGCGGACCTGGTGTGGGCTACCACGTGGCGCAGGCAGGCTGCCGAGTTCATCGCCCCGCGAATCGAGCTTCCGGTCAACATGCCCGTGATTGAGGTTGGTCCCTACACCGGCACACGATTCGGTCATTCGCTGAAGCATCCCGCCGTCGCCGAGTTCGCGGCCGACCGTCCACTCGCCTGGCTGGACGATCATTTCGGGGGAAAGGATCACGGCTGGGCTGAGGAGCGCACCGCGTCTGGGTTGCCGACCCTGCTCCTGCCGATTCCGAGCGCCCAGGGCCTGTCCTGGGCGCACGTGGAGATCCTGTATCTGTGGCTGTCCGCTCAGCACCCCGGCAACCCGATCAACGCAGCGGGCCCGTGGGAGCAGGTGCGACTCCCCAGCGGGGACGGCGTCGAGATGAACCTGGCACTCAGCTCTGAACCCGCTGACGAAGTCTTGCACGGCCTGCTCACCCAGCGACTTGGGGCGCGCGCCAGCGCTTTCGAGTTGATCGTCCAGTACCTCCTCGCCGCCGACGACGCTGCCGCACATCTTGAGCACCGTCTAGATACTGCCACCGCGGCGACGTACCGGAGGGCCGCAGTCGCGCGGATGCCCGACCGGCTCGCGGCCATGCTCGAGGCGAAACCGCCCCGGTCTTCACGCCGAGGCATTGGTGCCGCGCTCCTCAGAGGCGAGCACGGCGCCGCCACTATCGAGGACCTGGCCGCCCGCGACCACGTCATCGGGCTCGCGAGCGCCGCACAGCGCGAACTCGCCAGCGGCATCACCAGCACAACAACACCGGCCGTCAGCGAGGACGGACGCTCGGCCCTGTGA
- a CDS encoding DUF6283 family protein yields the protein MDSQQMGPPAPRPCASCPYRRDVPSGIWHANEYAKLPRYDTETGEQPVGLFQCHQNDDDKHRRICAGWAGCHDGDELLALRLAVHAGRISPETARAVVNYQSPIPLFDSGAAAAEHGVRDINAPDSEALRTMEKIRRVRDDIIETEPA from the coding sequence GTGGACAGCCAGCAGATGGGCCCTCCTGCTCCGAGACCGTGCGCGTCCTGTCCGTACCGGCGCGATGTCCCCTCGGGCATCTGGCATGCGAACGAGTACGCGAAGCTGCCCCGCTACGACACCGAGACAGGGGAACAGCCGGTCGGCTTGTTCCAGTGCCATCAGAACGACGATGATAAGCATCGGCGCATTTGTGCAGGCTGGGCAGGTTGCCACGACGGCGACGAACTGCTGGCTCTGCGCCTGGCCGTCCACGCCGGTCGGATTAGCCCTGAAACCGCTCGAGCAGTGGTGAACTACCAGTCGCCGATACCATTGTTTGATAGTGGCGCTGCGGCAGCCGAGCACGGAGTCCGTGACATAAATGCCCCAGATTCGGAGGCGCTCCGCACGATGGAGAAGATCCGACGAGTTCGCGACGATATCATCGAAACCGAGCCGGCCTGA
- a CDS encoding RNA polymerase sigma factor — translation MTDEAPRPGRHRWTKQDHEELAEIVNERRADLTKYVRKIAPGADHDNVIGEALVTLYVNWDSISGHKLNWLYRTARNKAIDAIRDKNNRNVSLEHAAETQHVGQPASWMPPAPGELLMIIEASGRLPHYLGLVLTMKGKGWTLDEIAEYTGNSVDTVRTYLARAYKQLSYEVRSSGDPELHRPGRKKR, via the coding sequence GTGACTGACGAGGCTCCACGTCCAGGACGTCACCGCTGGACGAAGCAAGACCACGAGGAACTCGCTGAAATCGTCAACGAACGTCGCGCTGACCTGACCAAGTACGTCCGGAAGATCGCGCCGGGAGCCGACCACGACAACGTCATCGGGGAGGCGCTGGTGACCCTCTATGTGAACTGGGACAGCATCTCCGGGCACAAGCTGAACTGGCTGTATCGGACGGCGCGCAATAAGGCGATCGACGCCATACGGGACAAGAACAACCGGAATGTCTCGCTCGAGCACGCGGCTGAGACGCAGCATGTCGGCCAGCCCGCGTCCTGGATGCCACCGGCGCCGGGGGAATTGCTCATGATCATCGAGGCCTCGGGCAGGTTGCCGCACTACCTGGGCTTGGTGCTGACCATGAAGGGGAAAGGCTGGACGCTCGATGAGATCGCGGAATACACCGGCAACAGCGTGGACACCGTCCGCACCTACCTCGCCCGCGCGTACAAGCAGCTGAGCTACGAGGTGAGGTCGTCTGGGGATCCGGAGCTACATCGGCCAGGAAGGAAGAAACGATGA
- a CDS encoding aldo/keto reductase gives MHELPRRTLRGLNAEVSALGAGCWTIGGPATNAGVPIGWDGVTPEAAYAGLVRAHDLGISLFDTADVYGLGRSERLLGRLLATLDRQAVVVSSKVGYFAGTASHPYQPAHMRHQFATTLDNLGTDYLDIYHLHSADFGPGDQYLPGAIEVVRDLRTRGLIKAVGMRAPHTFAEHWATGQGPRAERTARFLHLFDAIRPDVVAARYNLLSPLYSVDETDIFAFARARNAGVIVKQALGQGLFLKPHQWAPTFGPGDHRSRDPEFTGTALHAIRQRLAPLRDRFGGCPASLARAALRYVLQTAPEAPVLVGFRNADQIHATITSLGDPLTDNELTDIRNLLHPNIRKEPAT, from the coding sequence ATGCACGAGCTGCCCCGCCGGACCCTGCGCGGACTCAACGCCGAGGTCTCGGCGCTGGGCGCCGGCTGCTGGACCATCGGCGGCCCCGCCACCAACGCCGGTGTCCCGATCGGCTGGGACGGCGTCACCCCCGAGGCCGCCTACGCCGGACTCGTGCGCGCTCACGACCTCGGGATTTCGCTGTTCGACACCGCCGACGTCTACGGCCTCGGACGCTCCGAACGGCTCCTCGGCCGCCTGCTGGCCACCCTCGACCGGCAGGCCGTGGTCGTGTCGAGCAAGGTGGGCTACTTCGCCGGAACCGCCAGCCACCCCTACCAACCGGCGCACATGCGCCACCAGTTCGCCACCACCCTCGACAACCTCGGCACCGACTACCTCGACATCTACCACCTCCACAGCGCCGACTTCGGCCCCGGCGACCAGTACCTGCCCGGCGCGATCGAGGTCGTACGCGACCTGCGCACACGCGGGTTGATCAAGGCAGTAGGCATGCGCGCACCGCATACCTTCGCCGAGCACTGGGCCACCGGTCAGGGCCCGCGCGCCGAGCGCACGGCCCGCTTCCTGCACCTGTTCGACGCCATCCGCCCCGACGTGGTAGCCGCCCGCTACAACCTCCTCAGCCCCCTCTACAGCGTCGACGAGACCGACATCTTCGCCTTCGCCCGCGCCCGCAATGCTGGGGTGATCGTCAAACAAGCACTCGGACAAGGACTGTTCCTCAAACCCCATCAGTGGGCGCCCACGTTCGGCCCAGGCGATCACCGCTCCCGCGACCCCGAGTTCACCGGCACCGCCCTCCACGCGATCAGGCAACGACTCGCCCCACTGCGCGACCGTTTCGGAGGCTGCCCGGCCAGCTTGGCGCGCGCCGCGCTGCGCTACGTACTCCAGACAGCCCCCGAGGCACCGGTGCTGGTCGGGTTCCGCAATGCTGACCAGATCCACGCCACCATCACCAGCCTCGGTGACCCCCTCACCGACAACGAACTCACCGACATCCGCAACCTGCTCCACCCCAACATCAGGAAGGAACCCGCCACATGA
- the cyaB gene encoding class IV adenylate cyclase, giving the protein MKYIEVEKKYAAPDAAALKAKLEELGAKPSAQTRQVDAYYNAPHRDFLAPEAISEWLRIRTEDRGSSINFKVWHPIDAIAKTHADEYETAIDDPEAIRRMLHALGFTPLVTVDKTREEWKLPHVEVVFDHVDGAGDFVEFEFKGDADDVDDATTQLVTFIESLDVELGDTINRGYPHILLGRDH; this is encoded by the coding sequence ATGAAGTACATCGAGGTCGAAAAGAAGTACGCCGCGCCCGACGCTGCCGCGCTGAAGGCCAAACTGGAGGAACTCGGCGCCAAGCCCAGCGCGCAGACCCGTCAGGTCGACGCCTACTACAACGCGCCCCACCGTGACTTCCTCGCCCCAGAGGCCATCTCGGAATGGCTGCGCATCCGCACTGAAGACCGCGGCTCATCCATCAACTTCAAAGTCTGGCACCCCATCGACGCCATCGCTAAAACCCACGCAGACGAATACGAAACCGCCATCGACGACCCCGAAGCCATCCGTCGCATGCTCCACGCGCTCGGCTTCACGCCCCTGGTCACCGTGGACAAGACCCGCGAAGAGTGGAAACTGCCCCACGTCGAGGTCGTGTTCGACCACGTCGACGGCGCCGGCGACTTCGTCGAATTCGAATTCAAAGGCGACGCCGACGACGTCGACGACGCCACCACCCAACTCGTCACCTTCATCGAGTCGCTCGACGTCGAACTGGGCGACACCATCAACCGCGGATACCCCCACATCCTCCTCGGCCGCGACCACTAA
- a CDS encoding SAM-dependent methyltransferase codes for MPNDSADTDQPDLHIADIERASLSRVNDWYLGGSFNTPVDRDFAERVLHVLPAARTMAVDHRDFLRRCLTYLVAHGIRQFIDIGSGMPTLGNVHEVTRSLSPDAKVVYVDNDPVTIAHSRRLLDNDPRAIIIDADLRQADRVIGAPELQQFIDLTEPTGLLMIAVLHFVPDSDDPARLIARYRAALPAGSYIAISHLTDETTPPRLREQVRACTSAHHDISPLVPRDRATLAAWLHELDLVPPGIVTAHRWRPDRTPLDSPEHDLTVAALGRTTARSQTTAGTPVADPYQPVR; via the coding sequence GTGCCGAACGACTCCGCGGACACCGACCAGCCTGATCTCCACATCGCCGACATCGAAAGGGCCAGCCTCTCCCGCGTCAACGACTGGTACCTCGGAGGTTCCTTCAACACTCCCGTCGACCGCGACTTCGCCGAGCGTGTACTGCACGTGCTGCCCGCGGCCAGAACCATGGCAGTGGATCACCGCGACTTCCTGCGACGCTGCCTCACCTACCTCGTTGCCCATGGCATCCGCCAGTTCATCGACATCGGCTCTGGCATGCCCACCCTTGGCAACGTTCACGAAGTCACCCGATCGCTCTCGCCAGACGCCAAAGTCGTCTACGTCGACAACGACCCCGTCACCATCGCGCACAGCAGACGACTGCTCGACAATGATCCGCGCGCGATCATCATCGACGCCGACCTCAGACAGGCAGACCGGGTAATCGGTGCACCTGAGCTGCAGCAGTTTATCGACCTCACCGAACCCACCGGGTTGCTCATGATCGCGGTGCTGCATTTCGTCCCCGACAGTGACGACCCCGCCCGCCTGATCGCCCGCTATCGAGCAGCGCTACCCGCAGGCAGCTACATCGCGATCTCGCACCTCACCGACGAAACAACACCACCGCGCCTGCGCGAACAGGTCCGCGCCTGCACGTCGGCTCACCACGACATCAGCCCGCTCGTTCCCCGCGACCGGGCAACCCTGGCGGCCTGGCTACACGAACTCGACCTCGTGCCGCCCGGCATCGTCACCGCCCACCGCTGGCGACCCGACCGCACGCCCCTCGACAGCCCTGAGCACGATCTCACCGTCGCCGCGCTCGGCCGTACCACAGCCAGGAGCCAGACCACGGCAGGAACCCCAGTTGCCGATCCTTACCAGCCCGTCCGGTGA
- a CDS encoding radical SAM protein, giving the protein MLLAEPDAIRAAVQTCVGPDQLVVVTGTLDRRLVLIEHDDGQTWTAADLSGQPHNSRKWPQWTQNHVSLAEPDQWLSTASLTPEGRYRLTRPRLLLASLYHPEHFPLPRFPLAISDLARAARSTLLGHVELMDMQLGVGLEEIIARATSGAVDVLGVSITFGQHDLATELLDAVYGCDPPPLVIAGGSLTARNEHVLLERYPQLLIGRGGGEPTIADLLGHWHGDLPRAQVRGIGYAGAARGKGTLMPARRTATVANRLQTDMWPELDLLRPTFACGGVAQLETSRGCTNFCSFCPRGHKGQWAGAAPEALPWMLSQMRTVFDLFPQTSRTLYLVDEEFIGRGPDAVARALSVADTLHDAGFAWETSCRIDQVVRTDRDRDWHLERAHLWRGLLERGLRRCLFGVESGVTSILYRFNKETTAEQNALAIRTLTALGVPPRFTYITFDQLMTETELRDTVAFQARTDLLIAPQPGLSVGEIVDGVRDEQWVRAHATGEPFYSAISYMLVGMECLIGAAYTRKAGAAGLTGDPDPAMGRMDARYADWRIGVLARWGQLWIDRNFALDYTLKSLEKVVDGQPYAVLRRLRRLLKTGAFGFLHAMLDQLTSTAVAGDDPGALDARCAELAQTRIHQLRADLGHAITGVLDALPPRHQHRLHAQYQQWSTATAWRLINAADPCGT; this is encoded by the coding sequence GTGCTGCTGGCTGAACCTGACGCGATCCGCGCCGCCGTGCAGACGTGCGTGGGGCCCGATCAACTCGTAGTAGTGACGGGAACACTGGATCGCCGGCTGGTGCTGATCGAACACGACGACGGCCAGACCTGGACTGCGGCAGACCTGTCAGGCCAGCCACATAACTCCCGTAAGTGGCCACAATGGACACAGAATCACGTTTCCCTGGCAGAGCCGGATCAGTGGCTGTCCACAGCATCGCTCACCCCGGAAGGCCGGTACCGTCTGACGAGGCCCCGCCTGCTGCTGGCGTCGCTGTATCACCCGGAACACTTCCCGCTGCCCCGGTTCCCGCTGGCCATCTCCGACCTCGCGCGCGCCGCCAGATCCACACTGCTGGGCCACGTTGAGCTGATGGACATGCAACTCGGCGTGGGACTGGAGGAGATCATCGCTCGCGCCACCTCCGGAGCGGTAGACGTGCTGGGTGTGTCAATCACGTTCGGGCAACACGACCTGGCGACCGAGCTGCTGGACGCGGTGTATGGCTGCGACCCGCCGCCGCTGGTAATCGCCGGCGGGTCCTTGACCGCACGCAACGAACACGTCCTGCTCGAGCGATATCCACAGCTGCTGATCGGCCGCGGCGGCGGCGAGCCGACGATCGCGGACCTGCTCGGCCACTGGCACGGCGACCTGCCACGCGCACAGGTGCGTGGCATCGGGTACGCGGGCGCGGCGCGCGGGAAAGGCACCCTCATGCCCGCGCGCCGCACCGCGACCGTGGCCAACCGCCTGCAGACCGACATGTGGCCGGAACTGGACCTGCTGCGCCCGACCTTCGCCTGCGGTGGCGTCGCGCAACTGGAAACCTCACGCGGCTGCACCAACTTCTGTTCCTTCTGCCCACGGGGCCACAAAGGACAATGGGCTGGTGCCGCGCCCGAGGCACTGCCCTGGATGCTCTCACAGATGCGCACAGTCTTCGACCTGTTCCCGCAGACCAGCCGCACCCTGTACCTGGTGGACGAGGAATTCATCGGCCGCGGCCCCGACGCTGTCGCCCGCGCGCTGTCGGTGGCCGACACGCTGCACGATGCCGGATTCGCCTGGGAAACCTCCTGCCGGATCGACCAAGTAGTGAGAACGGACCGCGACCGGGACTGGCACCTGGAACGAGCGCACCTGTGGCGGGGCCTGCTCGAACGCGGCCTGCGCCGCTGCCTGTTCGGTGTGGAATCCGGCGTCACCTCCATCCTGTACCGATTCAACAAGGAGACCACCGCAGAGCAGAACGCACTCGCCATCCGCACACTGACCGCGCTGGGCGTGCCACCTCGCTTCACCTACATCACCTTCGACCAGCTCATGACCGAGACCGAACTGCGCGACACCGTGGCGTTTCAGGCACGCACCGACCTGCTCATCGCACCACAACCAGGGCTCAGTGTGGGCGAGATCGTCGATGGAGTGCGCGACGAGCAGTGGGTGCGCGCACACGCGACCGGTGAACCGTTCTACTCCGCGATCAGCTACATGCTGGTCGGGATGGAATGCCTGATCGGCGCCGCCTACACCCGCAAGGCCGGCGCCGCGGGGCTGACCGGTGACCCCGACCCGGCCATGGGCCGCATGGACGCCCGCTACGCGGACTGGCGCATCGGCGTGCTCGCGCGGTGGGGCCAGCTCTGGATCGACCGCAACTTCGCCCTCGACTACACCCTGAAATCACTCGAAAAGGTCGTCGACGGCCAGCCATACGCGGTGTTGCGCCGCCTGCGGCGTCTGCTCAAAACCGGAGCCTTCGGCTTCCTCCACGCCATGCTCGACCAGCTCACCAGCACCGCTGTCGCTGGCGACGACCCTGGCGCACTGGACGCCCGCTGCGCCGAGCTGGCACAGACGCGCATCCACCAGCTCCGTGCCGACCTCGGCCACGCCATCACCGGGGTCCTGGACGCCCTGCCGCCGCGGCACCAGCACCGCCTGCACGCCCAGTACCAGCAGTGGAGCACCGCGACGGCGTGGCGACTGATCAACGCCGCCGACCCGTGCGGCACTTGA
- a CDS encoding Imm1 family immunity protein, with translation MLEQQLLDISDVHIENPEHGKRVAVALRSIASRTDIAVAYDWSLIYGGADMTDPYRIALRVGIDPRNQIGAMQFGAADHLSIPAAGGGDGTKAYKMAGKRDMYFQPGCQVSLGTVLDAVDQFVLTRTRPTLVNWRTA, from the coding sequence TTGCTAGAGCAGCAGTTGCTGGACATCTCCGACGTGCACATTGAGAACCCCGAGCACGGCAAGCGGGTCGCCGTGGCGCTGCGCTCGATCGCGAGCCGCACAGACATCGCAGTGGCCTACGATTGGTCTCTCATTTATGGCGGGGCCGACATGACCGACCCGTATCGCATCGCCCTGCGCGTGGGCATCGACCCGCGCAATCAGATCGGGGCAATGCAGTTCGGCGCAGCCGACCACCTCTCCATCCCCGCCGCCGGAGGCGGCGACGGCACCAAGGCGTACAAGATGGCGGGCAAACGGGACATGTACTTCCAGCCCGGCTGCCAAGTCAGCCTCGGGACAGTGCTGGACGCCGTGGATCAATTCGTCCTGACACGAACACGGCCGACCCTGGTGAACTGGCGTACGGCGTAG
- a CDS encoding EAL domain-containing protein, translated as MIPREPAPHSSSTEETSLAAAESRVAELVEWLATADERSLPPWDDSDLTGEAETAAARARGPVLPGLELTADDAREFGRRWHRSLAIRAFIRLAPASAEPLFAYSAAALLAHLGAPVTDPANSLNLVPPVPVPAAIGHTLAYEHKLAAESLGECVALVLSLAAEYTPLAPQALKVKLVGEFASGFATGLQERVRDEQTALTTTMLRLCHHESAGAPQRYRAADAQAPQAVLLMNERGHIMEANPLAQDLLNRTLAQLRTLTLVQLSSSAEDRAQIERALGTLRENTRARRERACAEIEFRIHQHRQPPRWIRATVGYASTGQRSINVLLDDITLQHGLENGSDVNAATGLLTETAFTSRAERVLAGAPGNATLLTIRLAGWAQLGHALPEHLLTQLLWRISTRIHAAHELTQYHHLIGHNGDDVLVLLHQLTDWSTVIRLVKQLSDWLRDPVRIDGHQIRLQPRIGITEARPGHTLDDLLRCTRRALHDTADTRELWTHADTGTDEDARRTLDLHAELTTALDTAALHVDYQLIRTAQGSPVGVHPTPYWTSPDGTRHDITEIADLAGHTGLLTTALPLVLERVTHHTQAWHHAGWDPFILLDMPGHTIHDEPLLDTLTATAAHLQSGQLHLAIPARSLTGAPAILSRLTQLPTATTPIQLAMTNFLDDHAPIRALNTIPWATITLADHTVAALTHAKTWPTSLTAIIDTAHAVGARTLATTATPAHIEFDLYLTTAATNPDDTMPPALSRQHRPND; from the coding sequence ATGATCCCGCGCGAGCCCGCCCCCCACAGCAGCAGCACCGAGGAGACCTCCTTAGCCGCGGCCGAATCCCGCGTCGCCGAACTGGTGGAGTGGCTGGCCACCGCCGACGAGCGCAGCCTGCCGCCCTGGGATGACTCCGACCTCACCGGCGAGGCCGAGACCGCGGCGGCCCGTGCCCGCGGTCCGGTACTCCCCGGCCTGGAATTGACTGCCGACGACGCGCGGGAGTTCGGGCGGCGCTGGCACCGCTCCCTCGCCATACGCGCCTTCATACGGCTCGCCCCGGCCAGCGCCGAGCCGTTGTTCGCCTACTCGGCCGCGGCGCTGCTGGCCCACCTCGGCGCACCCGTCACCGACCCCGCCAACAGCCTGAATCTGGTCCCGCCCGTGCCGGTACCGGCCGCCATCGGTCACACCCTGGCCTACGAACACAAACTCGCCGCGGAATCTCTCGGCGAGTGCGTCGCCCTGGTCCTCAGTCTGGCCGCCGAATACACCCCGCTCGCCCCCCAGGCTCTCAAAGTAAAGCTGGTCGGGGAATTCGCCAGTGGATTCGCGACCGGCTTGCAGGAGCGCGTACGCGACGAGCAAACCGCCCTGACCACAACCATGCTGCGCCTCTGCCACCACGAATCCGCCGGAGCACCGCAGCGTTACCGCGCTGCGGACGCGCAGGCTCCCCAAGCCGTCCTCCTGATGAACGAACGCGGCCACATCATGGAAGCCAACCCCCTGGCCCAAGACCTCCTGAATCGCACACTGGCCCAGTTACGCACGCTCACCCTGGTGCAGCTGTCCTCGTCTGCCGAGGACAGAGCCCAGATCGAGCGCGCGCTGGGCACGCTGCGCGAGAACACCCGGGCCCGGCGTGAGCGCGCCTGCGCCGAGATCGAGTTCCGGATCCATCAGCACCGTCAGCCGCCACGATGGATCCGCGCCACCGTCGGCTACGCCAGCACCGGTCAGCGCAGCATCAACGTCCTGCTCGACGACATCACCTTGCAGCACGGCCTCGAAAACGGCAGCGACGTCAACGCCGCCACGGGATTGCTCACCGAAACCGCCTTCACCAGCAGAGCCGAGCGCGTCCTGGCCGGCGCCCCTGGCAACGCCACCCTGCTCACCATCCGCCTGGCCGGCTGGGCCCAGCTCGGCCACGCACTACCTGAGCACCTGCTCACCCAGCTCCTCTGGCGGATCTCCACTCGCATTCACGCCGCTCACGAACTCACCCAGTACCACCACCTCATCGGCCACAACGGCGACGACGTCCTTGTCCTGCTGCACCAGCTCACCGATTGGTCCACCGTGATCCGCCTGGTCAAACAACTCTCCGACTGGCTACGTGACCCCGTCCGCATCGACGGCCACCAGATCCGGCTTCAGCCCCGCATCGGCATCACCGAAGCCCGCCCCGGCCACACCCTCGACGACCTCTTGCGCTGCACCCGCCGAGCGCTCCACGACACCGCCGACACCCGCGAATTGTGGACCCACGCCGATACCGGCACCGACGAAGACGCCCGGCGCACCCTCGACCTGCACGCCGAACTGACCACCGCCCTCGACACCGCCGCGCTCCACGTCGACTATCAGCTCATCCGCACCGCCCAGGGCTCCCCCGTCGGCGTGCACCCGACGCCCTACTGGACCAGCCCGGACGGCACCCGCCACGACATCACCGAAATCGCCGACCTGGCCGGCCACACCGGCCTGCTCACCACAGCACTACCGCTCGTTCTCGAGCGCGTCACACACCACACCCAAGCCTGGCACCACGCCGGATGGGACCCCTTCATCCTGCTCGACATGCCCGGACACACCATCCACGACGAACCCCTGCTCGACACCCTCACCGCCACCGCGGCCCACCTCCAGTCAGGACAGCTTCACCTCGCCATCCCAGCCCGCAGCCTCACCGGAGCACCCGCAATCCTGAGCCGGCTCACCCAACTCCCCACCGCCACCACCCCCATCCAACTCGCCATGACCAACTTCCTCGACGACCACGCCCCCATCCGCGCCCTCAACACCATCCCGTGGGCCACCATCACCCTCGCCGACCACACCGTCGCCGCACTCACCCACGCCAAGACCTGGCCCACCTCCCTCACAGCCATCATCGACACCGCCCACGCCGTCGGTGCCCGCACACTGGCCACCACCGCCACCCCAGCCCACATCGAATTCGACCTCTACCTCACAACCGCCGCCACCAACCCAGACGACACAATGCCCCCCGCACTCAGCCGCCAACATCGACCGAACGACTAG
- a CDS encoding DUF6879 family protein, whose product MELLQAEAFDALFAEFARDAFHLEIQDTYHTPDETGPFQLFLTGQDDDYAWHRPWLDLVRATTAAGRTIRRARVVSVPHVDYTRWGLVVAEHNIAAGEDIRYLPRHLIDASTLTTDDFWLFDDNRVVFTVFEPGGRFAGGAATTDPTIVAHCRTVRDTVWKAAIPHRDYLDSEYVNA is encoded by the coding sequence GTGGAGCTGCTACAGGCTGAGGCCTTCGACGCGTTGTTCGCCGAGTTCGCACGGGACGCGTTCCATCTGGAGATCCAAGACACCTACCACACCCCGGACGAAACGGGCCCGTTCCAGCTGTTCCTGACCGGGCAGGACGACGACTACGCGTGGCACCGGCCGTGGCTCGACCTCGTCCGCGCCACCACCGCCGCCGGGCGGACCATCCGGAGGGCCCGGGTGGTATCGGTGCCTCACGTGGACTACACCCGCTGGGGCCTGGTCGTCGCCGAGCACAACATCGCCGCGGGCGAGGACATCCGCTACCTGCCGCGGCACCTCATCGACGCCAGTACCTTGACCACGGACGATTTCTGGTTGTTCGACGATAACCGCGTGGTGTTCACGGTGTTCGAGCCTGGCGGCCGGTTCGCCGGCGGCGCCGCCACCACCGACCCGACGATCGTTGCCCACTGCCGCACGGTGCGCGACACGGTCTGGAAAGCCGCGATCCCGCACCGGGACTACCTGGACAGCGAGTACGTCAACGCCTAG